A window of the Arachis duranensis cultivar V14167 chromosome 5, aradu.V14167.gnm2.J7QH, whole genome shotgun sequence genome harbors these coding sequences:
- the LOC107491001 gene encoding transcription factor LAF1-like translates to MGCQKIEKTKAKHRKGLWSPEEDNKLRNYILNYGHGCWSSVPIKAGLQRNGKSCRLRWINYLRPGLKRGMFTKQEEDTILTFHHMLGNKWSQIAQKLPGRTDNEIKNYWHSYLKKKVAKEKEIDESHQQVQYATSSSETIDYSFSPNKLVTNDPNYGLLLQNMDKPAPNLVDHSYEHNHNNITNNNYQLSKEASHGSLPKLLFAEWLSLDQVNGGSSMNSDESLMILGNGFDQNSTFQEDLMHMSSSEGPFGGEYQNSLSQCSATEVYNSEVNKFSNQVVGNDYIQHFIDDDADLCSNFSLNNGAMYVMSNSL, encoded by the exons ATGGGGtgccagaaaatagaaaaaacaaaagcaaaacacAGAAAAGGGTTATGGTCACCTGAAGAAGATAACAAGCTCAGAAATTATATCCTAAACTATGGTCATGGTTGTTGGAGTTCAGTCCCCATTAAAGCAG gGTTGCAAAGGAATGGAAAGAGTTGCAGATTAAGGTGGATTAATTACTTGAGGCCAGGGTTAAAAAGAGGCATGTTCACCAAACAAGAGGAGGATACAATTCTCACCTTTCACCACATGTTGGGAAACAA GTGGTCTCAGATAGCACAAAAATTGCCAGGAAGAACTGACAATGAGATAAAGAATTATTGGCATTCATATTTGAAGAAGAAAGTTGCCAAAGAAAAAGAGATTGATGAATCTCATCAACAAGTTCAGTATGCTACCTCAAGCTCAGAAACAATAGACTATTCATTCTCTCCCAATAAACTTGTAACTAATGATCCAAACTATGGATTGTTACTACAAAACATGGATAAACCAGCACCAAATTTAGTTGATCACTCATATGaacataatcataataatattactaataataattaccAATTATCCAAGGAGGCTTCACATGGCTCCTTACCAAAATTGTTGTTTGCTGAGTGGCTTTCATTAGACCAAGTAAATGGTGGTAGTTCTATGAACTCAGATGAGTCTTTGATGATATTGGGAAATGGGTTTGATCAAAATTCAACTTTTCAAGAAGATTTGATGCATATGTCATCATCAGAAGGACCCTTTGGTGGAGAATATCAGAATAGTCTAAGTCAATGTTCAGCAACTGAAGTGTACAATTCAGAGGTTAATAAGTTCTCAAATCAGGTTGTTGGAAATGACTACATTCAACATTTcattgatgatgatgctgatttGTGCAGCAATTTCAGCCTCAACAATGGTGCAATGTATGTTATGAGTAATTCACTATGA
- the LOC107490870 gene encoding transcription factor MYB17-like codes for MGKTPCCDKHGVRRGAWTPEEDEALIEYIKKHGHGSWRTVPKQAGLLRCGKSCRLRWINYLRPDIKRGPFTTEEEGTIIQLHGMLGNRWAAIASHLPGRTDNEIKNFWNTQLKKRLPRSSFVPDHNNVKSESPSTRHMVQWESARVEAEARLSMESSLHNSFSASESYQDHFLQLWHSEVGQSFRVIKAKEEGAVVTQNLVSQASLSSSKLESSSEVSLKLKNTESSFFADITHEQQKSSSKAKLEDGGTAESSLGYYEFLDTSDSSINHLLDVPDGEVLFLGQNDNFLNTLDGRCE; via the exons ATGGGGAAAACACCATGCTGTGATAAACATGGAGTGAGAAGAGGTGCTTGGActcctgaagaagatgaagcatTGATTGAATACATTAAGAAACATGGCCATGGAAGTTGGAGAACAGTTCCAAAGCAAGCAG GTCTCCTGAGATGTGGCAAAAGCTGTCGTCTAAGGTGGATAAATTACCTTCGCCCTGACATAAAACGTGGTCCATTTACAACTGAAGAAGAGGGTACAATTATTCAGCTTCATGGCATGCTTGGAAACAG GTGGGCTGCTATAGCATCCCATCTTCCAGGAAGAACAGATAATGAAATCAAGAACTTTTGGAACACGCAACTGAAGAAGCGCCTGCCTCGATCCTCTTTCGTGCCTGATCATAACAATGTTAAATCTGAGTCTCCTTCTACACGCCATATGGTGCAATGGGAAAGTGCAAGAGTTGAAGCTGAGGCAAGGTTGTCAATGGAATCCTCATTGCATAATTCATTCTCAGCAAGTGAATCATACCAGGATCACTTTCTCCAACTCTGGCATTCTGAGGTTGGACAGTCTTTTCGCGTGATCAAGGCGAAAGAAGAAGGAGCAGTGGTGACTCAGAACCTTGTGTCACAAGCATCATTATCTTCGTCCAAATTGGAGTCGAGTTCTGAAGTCTCATTGAAGTTGAAGAACACAGAAAGCAGTTTCTTTGCTGACATAACACATGAACAACAAAAAAGTAGCTCTAAGGCAAAGCTTGAAGATGGTGGCACGGCCGAGTCGAGTTTAGGCTATTATGAATTTCTTGATACTTctgattcttcaataaatcatcTGCTAGATGTGCCTGATGGTGAAGTGTTGTTCTTAGGACAGAATGACAATTTCCTCAATACCCTTGATGGTAGATGTGAGTAA
- the LOC107491161 gene encoding remorin — protein MTEEQPQTSVESQKPSSDDPSPAATTEAPSHEEHVHEASKDVAEEKSVIPDTKPDESKALVLVEKPLVEEKPSERSVDRDAVLARVATEKRLSLVKAWEESEKSKAENKAHKKLSAISAWENSKKASVEAELKKIEEQLEKKKAEYAEKIKNKIAAIHKEAEEKRAIIEAKKGEDLLKAEEVAAKYRATGTAPKKLLGCF, from the exons atgacaGAAGAGCAACCTCAAACTAGTGTGGAATCACAAAAACCTTCTTCTGATGATCCTTCTCCTGCTGCTACAACTGAGGCTCCTTCTCATGAAGAACATGTTCATGAAGCTTCTAAGGATGTGGCTGAGGAGAAATCTGTAATTCCAGATACCAAGCCTGATGAATCCAAGGCTCTTGTTCTAGTTGAGA AGCCTCTTGTTGAAGAGAAACCATCTGAGCGCTCCGTTGACCGAG ATGCTGTGCTTGCAAGAGTTGCAACAGAGAAGAGGCTATCACTAGTCAAAGCATGGGAAGAAAGTGAAAAGTCAAAAGCAGAAAACAA GGCTCACAAGAAGCTTTCAGCCATTTCTGCATGGGAGAACAGCAAGAAAGCTTCTGTGGAGGCTgagttgaaaaaaattgaa GAGCAACTAGAGAAGAAAAAGGCAGAATATgcagagaaaataaagaacaaaatagCTGCAATCCACAAAGAAGCTGAAGAAAAGAGAGCTATCATTGAAGCTAAAAAAGGAGAGGATCTCTTGAAGGCAGAGGAGGTAGCTGCAAAGTATAGGGCTACTGGAACTGCTCCAAAGAAACTCCTTGGTTGTTTCTAA
- the LOC107491160 gene encoding LOW QUALITY PROTEIN: transmembrane ascorbate ferrireductase 1 (The sequence of the model RefSeq protein was modified relative to this genomic sequence to represent the inferred CDS: inserted 1 base in 1 codon): protein MGLGVPALPFTFVAHLLAVAAIVMVLFWNIHFRGGLAWEATNKNLIFNIHPVLMLIGLIIMGGEAIITYKALPLKKEIKKLIHLILHAIALVLGIVGICAAFKNHNESGIANMYSLHSWLGIGVISLYGIQWIFGXCDVFLPWRE, encoded by the exons ATGGGGTTGGGAGTTCCTGCTCTTCCATTTACCTTTGTGGCTCACCTTCTAGCAGTGGCTGCTATTGTCATGGTCTTGTTTTGGAACATACACTTCAGGGGTGGCTTAGCTTGGGAAGCTACCAACAAAAATCTCATATTCAAT ATCCATCCTGTTCTTATGCTAATTGGATTAATAATTATGGGAGGTGAAG CTATCATAACTTACAAAGCTCTACCCCTGAAGAAGGAAATTAAGAAGTTGATACATCTTATTCTCCATGCAATTGCACTAGTACTTGGAATAGTTGGAATTTGTGCTGCCTTCAAGAATCATAATGAAAGTGGCATCGCCAATATGTACAGCTTGCACTCATGGCTTGGCATTGGAGTTATTTCCCTTTATGGGATTCAG TGGATATTTG TTTGTGATGTTTTTCTACCCTGGAGGGAGTGA